From Nicotiana tabacum cultivar K326 chromosome 20, ASM71507v2, whole genome shotgun sequence, one genomic window encodes:
- the LOC107818736 gene encoding uncharacterized protein LOC107818736 — protein sequence MAELNFHLDSLNMLGNGICENLLRYNKETWCRAYFNCDRKCDIIDNNMCETFNAWILVARHKTIITMLEEIRVKMMERIGKLREFADTWICDISPIAMKVYQDNMAQSMKCTIKWNGEYGYEVEDTSLKVVLKHCVNMQAQACTCRSWMLKGIPCAHAITAMHFKNLDPINYISHWYHKSTYLKAYSTFIQPVPDMQMWPTSTNPTIEPPPIKKMHGRPKKKRKREETEHPTSGKLSRRSMEMTCSNCGGYGHNKRSCPKKARPADSTPANASYIQRCGGRGRGRARGTRTVGRALTPTTSAPTAAGRGRGTAASRGRGTGSGRGSSGFGLFQSSSVFTSFSPRVVSHGGEKRSSTDILECAYKPRSGVKWNGRPAITRRQLERTTATRSRTAASQSNLSQASSSSQPSKNNH from the exons ATGGCAGAACTAAATTTTCACCTGGACAGTTTGAATATGCTTGGGAATGGGATATGTGAGAACCTCCTGAGGTATAACAAGGAAACCTGGTGCAGAGCATACTTCAACTGTGACAGGAAATGTGATATAATTGACAACAATATGTGCGAGACATTTAATGCTTGGATACTTGTTGCTCGGCACAAGACAATTATCACAATGTTGGAGGAAATTAGAGTGAAGATGATGGAGAGAATAGGAAAGTTGAGGGAGTTTGCAGATACATGGATATGTGATATATCCCCAATTGCTATGAAGGTGTATCAGGATAACATGGCCCAATCTATGAAGTGTACAATCAAGTGGAATGGTGAATATGGCTATGAGGTTGAGGATACCTCATTAAAAGTGGTGTTGAAGCATTGTGTGAATATGCAAGCTCAAGCTTGTACATGCAGGTCATGGATGCTGAAGGGTATCCCTTGTGCTCATGCCATTACTGCTATGCATTTCAAGAACCTTGACCCAATTAACTACATATCTCACTGGTACCACAAATCCACCTATCTGAAGGCATATTCAACATTCATCCAGCCTGTGCCAGACATGCAGATGTGGCCAACATCTACCAATCCAACAATTGAACCCCCACCAATTAAAAAGATGCATGGCAGaccaaagaagaagagaaaaagagaagaaactgAACATCCTACTTCTGGAAAGCTTTCAAGAAGGAGTATGGAGATGACATGTTCAAACTGTGGTGGATATGGACACAACAAAAGGAGTTGCCCTAAGAAAGCAAGGCCTGCAGATTCTACTCCGGCAAATGCTTCATATATACAAAGATgtggaggaagaggaagaggcaGAGCAAGAGGAACAAGAACTGTTGGCAGAGCTTTAACTCCAACTACTTCTGCCCCTACTGCTGCTGGTAGAGGAAGAGGAACTGCTGCTAGTAGAGGAAGAGGAACTGGTAGTGGTCGGGGAAGTTCTGGGTTTGGACTATTTCAATCAAGCAGTGTGTTCACAAGTTTTTCT CCAAGAGTGGTCTCTCATGGTGGTGAAAAGAGGTCTTCGACAGATATTCTAGAGTGTGCATACAAGCCAAGAAGTGGTGTAAAATGGAATGGTAGACCAGCCATTACTAGAAGACAACTTGAAAGAACTACTGCAACTCGTTCCAGAACTGCCGCATCTCAATCCAATTTAAGTCAAGCAAGTTCATCATCCCAGCCATCCAAGAACAACCACTGA